In the Acanthochromis polyacanthus isolate Apoly-LR-REF ecotype Palm Island chromosome 20, KAUST_Apoly_ChrSc, whole genome shotgun sequence genome, CGCTGCTTGACCCATTTAGCATCGGGATCGGCACAAAGTGGTTGTCCTTCATTTGTGTTGAAactgtagaagaagaaaaaacagtgaaggCAGATCTGTGTCTTTATGTCTGCATGTATTAATAATGTGTAAACTTACATTATGGCGTGCACACAGTGTTCTTTGGCCTGTTGCTCTCGATAAGTGTCGCCGATCACGATACGGCTGAAGTTAGCTTTGGTCACGTCGGTGCAGCACGGCCGCTTCTTCCCAGCATGCCGACCTCCTGGGGGAGCTGAGAGGGATTGATTTATTtagataaatcattttaaagctcagggaaaaacagaacaacctGCAGGTTAATGGAacttcttaaccctcctgttgtcctcattgacaggcaccaaaaaatattgtttccttgtctgaaaaaaaaaaatctaaaaattcagcaaaaaaaaaaaattccccaaatttctgaaaatttgcaaaaccttcaggaaaaaaattccaataactccttaaaagtttcccttaaaagttttacttttcctgcagaataataatgattattcgtaaaccaaactgtgcattatgTGTTGGCAAAAGGTTGAGCTGCATCAAACAAACGCCTTCTCAAATCTAAGCAAGTGCATTTAATTTGATGAATAATATAAGAATGAAGTCAGGCTGTCTTAGTGTCATAAAACCGCATTGAAAGATTACAAGACTACATTTTTTAATGACCGTTACACTTTGTTAGATGTGCAGTTTTTACAGTGGTCTTTTATAAAGGATGGTATCGTGAGATTTAATTCCTTAGAAGGCGTTTTAATTACAGCTGTAGCTCAGGAAATAGAGaatattttattgtgattttagaTTTATTGATTAGTGATGCAAATCCccttcgtttttttttccttttgtgcaGTATTTGTACGTTAAAAAAGTATATCCCATCATTTCTTAGAtgtctctgctctgttttcctgttagttttgaCACCGTCAGTTGCTAAAATACTTATGTGAGGTTAAAAATATGAGTTTGGATTTGTATATTGAGCAGATACCA is a window encoding:
- the LOC110967595 gene encoding C-C motif chemokine 20-like; its protein translation is MSVKVLFVSVLLLAVCLYFESFADATPPGGRHAGKKRPCCTDVTKANFSRIVIGDTYREQQAKEHCVHAIIFNTNEGQPLCADPDAKWVKQLLANMTKE